In Mesorhizobium sp. 113-3-3, a genomic segment contains:
- a CDS encoding F0F1 ATP synthase subunit gamma, whose product MPSLKDLRNRIASVKATQKITKAMQMVAAAKLRRAQEAAEAARPYSERMGSVLANITQAIGGGGDAPALMTGTGKDNVHLLVVCTAERGLCGGFNSQIARLARDHIRRLLADGKQVKIICVGKKGFDILRRDYASLILDRVDLREVKTLGFVNADAIAKKVIHLFNEGAFDICTLFYSQFKSVISQVPTAQQIIPAGVASAPAAAVDGGNAVYEYEPEPGEILSDLIPRNISVQVFRALLENAAGEMGAKMSAMDNATRNAGEMINKLSITYNRQRQAQITKELIEIISGAEAL is encoded by the coding sequence ATGCCTTCATTAAAAGACCTTCGTAACCGTATCGCCTCGGTCAAGGCGACGCAGAAGATCACCAAGGCGATGCAGATGGTCGCCGCGGCGAAGCTGCGCCGTGCGCAAGAGGCAGCGGAAGCGGCGCGCCCCTATTCGGAGCGCATGGGGTCCGTGCTCGCCAACATAACCCAGGCAATCGGCGGCGGCGGCGATGCCCCGGCGCTGATGACGGGCACCGGCAAGGACAACGTGCATCTGCTCGTCGTCTGCACGGCCGAGCGCGGCCTGTGCGGCGGCTTCAATTCGCAGATCGCCCGCCTTGCCCGCGATCATATCCGGCGGCTTCTGGCCGACGGCAAGCAGGTCAAGATCATCTGCGTCGGCAAGAAGGGTTTCGATATCCTGCGCCGCGACTATGCCTCGCTGATCCTCGACCGCGTCGACCTGCGTGAGGTCAAGACGCTCGGCTTCGTCAATGCCGACGCGATCGCCAAGAAGGTCATCCACCTCTTCAACGAGGGCGCTTTCGACATCTGCACGCTGTTCTATTCGCAGTTCAAGTCGGTGATCAGCCAGGTTCCGACCGCGCAGCAGATCATCCCGGCCGGCGTCGCTTCGGCTCCCGCCGCGGCGGTGGATGGCGGCAATGCCGTCTACGAGTACGAACCGGAGCCGGGCGAAATCCTCTCCGACCTCATCCCGCGCAACATTTCCGTCCAGGTTTTCCGGGCGCTGCTCGAAAACGCGGCCGGCGAAATGGGCGCCAAGATGAGCGCGATGGACAATGCGACGCGCAACGCCGGCGAGATGATCAACAAGCTGTCGATCACCTACAACCGCCAGCGGCAGGCGCAGATCACCAAGGAACTGATCGAAATCA
- the atpA gene encoding F0F1 ATP synthase subunit alpha, producing MDIRAAEISAILKDQIKNFGKEAEVSEVGQVLSVGDGIARVYGLDNVQAGEMVEFPGGIRGMALNLEADNVGVVIFGADRDIKEGDTVKRTGAIVDVPVGPGLLGRVVDALGNPIDGKGPIKATERKRVDVKAPGIIPRKSVHEPMSTGLKAIDALIPVGRGQRELVIGDRQTGKTAIILDTMLNQKSVHDNGPEKEKLYCVYVAVGQKRSTVAQFVKVLEERGALEYSIIVAATASDPAPMQFLAPFAGCTMGEYFRDNGMHALISYDDLSKQAVAYRQMSLLLRRPPGREAYPGDVFYLHSRLLERAAKLNDDLGNGSLTALPVIETQANDVSAYIPTNVISITDGQIFLETNLFFQGIRPAVNVGLSVSRVGSSAQIKAMKQVAGSIKGELAQYREMAAFAQFGSDLDAATQRLLNRGSRLTELLKQPQFSPLKTEEQVAVIFAGVNGYLDKLPVNQVGKFEHGLLSHMRAAGKDVLDAIRKEKALSDDLRAKLKAEIDAFAKTFA from the coding sequence ATGGACATCCGCGCCGCGGAAATTTCCGCAATTCTGAAAGACCAGATCAAGAATTTCGGCAAGGAGGCCGAGGTCTCCGAAGTCGGACAGGTGCTGTCCGTCGGTGACGGTATCGCCCGCGTCTACGGCCTCGACAATGTCCAGGCCGGCGAGATGGTCGAATTCCCCGGCGGCATCCGCGGCATGGCGCTCAACCTCGAAGCCGACAATGTCGGCGTCGTCATCTTCGGCGCCGACCGCGACATCAAGGAAGGCGACACCGTCAAGCGCACCGGCGCCATCGTCGACGTTCCGGTCGGTCCTGGCCTGCTCGGCCGCGTCGTCGACGCGCTCGGCAACCCGATCGACGGCAAGGGCCCGATCAAGGCGACCGAACGCAAGCGCGTCGACGTCAAGGCGCCCGGCATTATTCCGCGCAAGTCGGTGCATGAGCCGATGTCGACCGGCCTCAAGGCCATCGACGCGCTGATCCCGGTCGGCCGTGGCCAGCGCGAGCTGGTCATCGGTGACCGTCAGACCGGCAAGACCGCCATCATCCTCGACACGATGCTCAACCAGAAGTCGGTGCACGACAACGGCCCCGAGAAGGAAAAGCTCTACTGCGTCTACGTCGCCGTCGGCCAGAAGCGCTCGACCGTCGCGCAGTTCGTCAAGGTGCTGGAAGAGCGCGGCGCGCTCGAATATTCGATCATCGTCGCCGCCACCGCGTCCGATCCGGCGCCGATGCAGTTCCTGGCGCCGTTCGCCGGGTGCACCATGGGCGAGTATTTCCGCGACAACGGCATGCATGCGCTGATCAGCTACGACGATCTGTCCAAGCAGGCCGTCGCCTATCGCCAGATGTCGCTGCTCCTGCGCCGCCCGCCGGGCCGCGAAGCCTATCCGGGCGACGTCTTCTACCTGCACTCGCGCCTGCTCGAGCGCGCCGCCAAGCTCAATGACGATCTGGGCAATGGCTCGCTGACGGCTCTGCCGGTCATCGAAACCCAGGCCAACGACGTGTCGGCCTACATCCCGACCAACGTGATCTCGATCACCGACGGCCAGATCTTCCTCGAAACCAACCTGTTCTTCCAGGGCATCCGTCCGGCCGTCAACGTCGGTCTGTCGGTGTCGCGCGTCGGTTCCTCGGCGCAGATCAAGGCGATGAAGCAGGTTGCCGGCTCGATCAAGGGCGAGCTCGCGCAGTACCGCGAAATGGCGGCCTTCGCGCAGTTCGGCTCGGATCTCGACGCCGCCACGCAGCGCCTGCTCAACCGCGGATCGCGCCTGACCGAACTCCTGAAGCAGCCGCAGTTCTCGCCGCTGAAGACGGAAGAGCAGGTCGCGGTGATCTTCGCCGGCGTCAACGGCTATCTCGACAAGCTGCCGGTCAACCAGGTCGGCAAGTTCGAGCATGGCCTGCTCAGCCACATGCGTGCGGCGGGCAAGGACGTTCTCGATGCCATCCGCAAGGAAAAGGCGCTGTCGGACGATCTGCGCGCCAAGCTGAAGGCAGAGATCGACGCTTTCGCCAAGACCTTCGCCTGA
- a CDS encoding AGROH133_08824 family phage infection protein, with the protein MDFALPWPTSQGEWLAWSSAVFTVLLGLLFFLAPNLAFRILRLQAKPEKTAAIAEGRGRMSGFYLGVGLCCILLAQPLVYMALGFSWLFTAFGRLLSMMSDGANTPFNWVSIVVELVLAALPLAFAFGFVP; encoded by the coding sequence ATGGACTTTGCGCTTCCATGGCCGACGAGCCAGGGCGAATGGCTGGCCTGGTCGAGCGCCGTCTTCACCGTCCTGCTCGGACTTCTGTTTTTCCTGGCACCGAACCTCGCCTTCCGCATCCTGCGCCTGCAGGCCAAGCCTGAGAAAACGGCGGCGATCGCCGAGGGGCGCGGCAGGATGTCGGGCTTCTATCTCGGCGTCGGCCTGTGCTGCATCCTGTTGGCGCAGCCGCTGGTTTACATGGCGCTCGGCTTCTCCTGGCTGTTCACCGCCTTCGGCCGGCTGCTGTCGATGATGTCGGATGGCGCCAACACACCTTTCAATTGGGTTTCCATTGTGGTGGAATTGGTCCTGGCGGCGTTGCCGCTTGCCTTTGCCTTCGGCTTTGTGCCCTGA
- a CDS encoding F0F1 ATP synthase subunit delta: MAQSSSPISGVAERYAGSLFELALQANSVAKVEADLNSFEAMLAGSSDLTRLINSPVFSSEEQAKAIAAIADKAGITGLTGNFLRVVARNRRLFAVPGMIKAFRQIAAEHRGETAAEVTSAHELTAAQQTELKAALKSVAGKDVAISVTVDPSLLGGLVVKMGSRQIDTSLKTKLNSLKLALKEVG, translated from the coding sequence GTGGCTCAATCGTCATCGCCAATCTCAGGTGTCGCAGAACGCTATGCGGGTTCGCTGTTCGAGCTCGCCCTGCAGGCAAATTCCGTGGCCAAGGTCGAGGCCGACCTCAACAGTTTCGAGGCGATGCTCGCGGGCAGCTCGGACCTGACCCGGCTCATCAACAGCCCGGTGTTCTCCAGCGAGGAGCAGGCCAAGGCCATCGCGGCGATCGCCGACAAGGCAGGCATAACCGGCCTCACCGGTAATTTCCTGCGCGTCGTCGCCCGCAATCGTCGCCTGTTCGCCGTGCCCGGCATGATCAAGGCGTTCCGCCAGATCGCCGCCGAACACCGTGGCGAGACCGCTGCTGAAGTGACGTCGGCGCACGAGCTGACGGCTGCCCAGCAGACCGAACTCAAGGCGGCGCTGAAAAGCGTTGCCGGCAAGGACGTGGCCATCTCCGTCACCGTCGATCCGTCGCTGCTCGGCGGTCTGGTGGTCAAGATGGGCTCGCGCCAGATCGATACGTCGCTCAAAACCAAACTCAATTCGCTCAAGCTTGCACTGAAAGAGGTCGGCTGA